In Nitrospirae bacterium YQR-1, the genomic stretch TTGATCCTTGGGGCGTTGCTTTATCTTCAGTCATTACACTAAGATAAAAAATGGTCTGTATCGTAGGTATTTCTAATGTCGGTGTTGGTATTGCAGAATTTCTGCAATCTATAAATGAACCATGCAAGGTTTTTTTGCAGGAAAACTCTGTTTATGTAAATGCATTGGAGGCAAAGGGTATAAACTATATGGCAGCCGACCTGGATAACCTGCATTTGCTTTTTAACGGTGATACGCTTGAGGGCGTAACGGCAGCGATATTTCCATCCGAGGACGAACCTTTTAATCTAAGAGCCGCCATGTACGCATATGAGCTAAAGCGAGAGCTAAAGGTCGTGGTCAGACTTTTTAATTTAAATATGGCTAAAAAGCTTGAGTCCTCAATCCCAAATTTTACGGTGCTCAGCGTCTCCCTCCTGTCCGCCGCCGCCTTTGCCGCCTTTGCACTTTTAAAGTCTCCTGTATCAGCCTTTATGGCTGACTCAGAAGCAACTGTTATCTATAACATAAATGCTGTTGAATTTGGCGGTATGAATGTTGCCGAGGTGGAGGAGATTTACGATATAAGGATAATCTCTATAAATGATCAGATGTTTCCGCCTCCAACTCTAACTTTAAACAGCATCGACCAGCTGATTGTCATAAGCAGTATTGAAATTTCAATAAAGCTTTCAGGAATATGCCGTGGTGCAAAAGAGCAAGCAACAGCCGCTAAAGAAAAAAGACCATTTCACTTTAGAAACCTCTTTAAGGGCGATACCATACTAACAACAACTGTAGCGGCACTGGTTTTAATTCTAACAGGTTCATCCCTTTATTTTCATTACCATGACGGCTTAAGCCCCATTAATGCCATATACTTTACTATAACTATGATAACCACAGTAGGCTTTGGCGATATCTCTCTCAAAGACTCCTCCACAGTGTCTAAAGTAATCGGGATGTTTGTAATGCTCTCGGGAGTTACCGTGACGGCGGTGTTTTTTGCCATACTTACCGGATATATATTAAAGAAGCGCATCGATTTAC encodes the following:
- a CDS encoding NAD-binding protein — its product is MVCIVGISNVGVGIAEFLQSINEPCKVFLQENSVYVNALEAKGINYMAADLDNLHLLFNGDTLEGVTAAIFPSEDEPFNLRAAMYAYELKRELKVVVRLFNLNMAKKLESSIPNFTVLSVSLLSAAAFAAFALLKSPVSAFMADSEATVIYNINAVEFGGMNVAEVEEIYDIRIISINDQMFPPPTLTLNSIDQLIVISSIEISIKLSGICRGAKEQATAAKEKRPFHFRNLFKGDTILTTTVAALVLILTGSSLYFHYHDGLSPINAIYFTITMITTVGFGDISLKDSSTVSKVIGMFVMLSGVTVTAVFFAILTGYILKKRIDLLMGHKRFNAKDHVVLCGIGDVGIRVLDHLISLGQQVVVIEKNPENKHIPLVQDSGIPLIISEAVSTQTLINANIEYAKSIVACTNEDMKNLEIALNARSLNSNIRAVLRIYDVGFARILERHFDIHYALSPAFLAAPVFAFKALGMDLDGVFSVKGQTYKVVKEGWEKLCIKKLA